One Clostridiales bacterium genomic window carries:
- a CDS encoding YraN family protein: protein MKKQNIQKGRIGESKAIYHLKKTGYTIIQINFRCSLGEIDIIAQDNGVLAFVEVKSRKDTAFGYPSEAIGYKKRQNIAKAAITYIKQNNLFDLPMRFDVVEII from the coding sequence ATGAAAAAACAAAATATCCAAAAAGGCAGAATAGGCGAATCAAAAGCCATATACCATCTCAAAAAAACGGGATATACCATTATCCAAATCAATTTTAGGTGTTCTCTAGGCGAAATTGATATTATTGCCCAAGACAACGGCGTTTTGGCGTTTGTAGAAGTCAAAAGCCGAAAGGACACGGCTTTTGGCTACCCTTCGGAGGCCATAGGTTACAAAAAGCGCCAAAATATCGCCAAAGCCGCGATAACATATATTAAGCAAAACAACTTATTTGATTTGCCTATGCGGTTTGATGTCGTGGAAATAATA
- a CDS encoding ribonuclease HII, translating into MSLKRILDYEKKYADLQYICGIDEAGRGPLAGPVACAAVIMPKGHYIEGVDDSKKLTEAKREQLYEIIIKTAIAYNVVMIDHATIDKINILNATRLGMERAAKGLKILPDIILVDAVGGLNLPCPSEFIIKGDELSYNIAAASILAKVTRDRYMRQMDKIYPYYDFKNCKGYATPNHLKALKKWGSCPIHRLSFLTHLEVANIK; encoded by the coding sequence TTGAGCCTTAAAAGAATTTTGGATTACGAAAAAAAATACGCGGATTTGCAATATATATGCGGCATAGACGAAGCCGGACGCGGACCGCTTGCCGGGCCGGTGGCTTGCGCCGCCGTCATTATGCCCAAAGGCCATTATATTGAAGGCGTTGACGACAGCAAAAAACTTACCGAGGCCAAAAGGGAACAGCTATATGAGATTATTATAAAGACCGCAATAGCTTATAATGTCGTAATGATTGACCACGCCACGATTGACAAGATTAATATACTCAACGCCACCAGGCTAGGAATGGAACGAGCGGCCAAAGGGCTAAAAATTTTGCCCGACATAATCCTAGTTGACGCGGTAGGAGGACTTAATTTGCCTTGCCCAAGCGAATTCATAATCAAAGGCGACGAGCTGTCGTATAACATCGCGGCGGCGAGCATTTTGGCAAAGGTGACAAGAGACCGTTATATGCGCCAAATGGACAAAATTTATCCATATTATGATTTCAAAAATTGCAAAGGTTACGCGACCCCGAACCATCTAAAAGCTTTAAAAAAATGGGGAAGCTGCCCTATTCATAGGCTTAGTTTTTTGACCCATTTGGAAGTGGCGAATATTAAATAA
- the ylqF gene encoding ribosome biogenesis GTPase YlqF, with translation MDIQWFPGHMAKAIREAEKNLKIIDALIYVLDARAPKACINNHFLRKMSNKPVLYVLNKADLADGEVTKQWIKYLSSPTASAVSAVASISGGAKAILPELRKLTYPKIQKWKQKGINYAPKAMVAGIPNTGKSSIINSLCGAYRAKTGNKPGVTREKQWIRLKDIELLDTAGILAPKLDDKNAAKHLAYIGSIKDDILDIIELARAFLNEMIQRFNQNIIDRYGPISDLYDPLSGIAQSRGYLLKGGELDLKRTAKAVLDDFRAGRLGAISLETPPIEEDNLEP, from the coding sequence ATGGACATTCAATGGTTTCCGGGTCATATGGCCAAGGCCATACGAGAAGCCGAAAAAAACCTAAAAATAATTGACGCGCTTATTTATGTCTTGGACGCGAGGGCGCCCAAGGCCTGTATCAACAACCATTTTTTGCGCAAGATGTCCAATAAGCCTGTTTTGTATGTTTTGAATAAGGCCGACTTGGCCGATGGCGAGGTTACAAAACAATGGATCAAATATTTGTCCTCGCCCACAGCTTCAGCCGTCAGCGCTGTCGCATCCATAAGCGGGGGCGCTAAGGCGATTTTGCCCGAATTAAGAAAACTAACTTACCCAAAAATCCAAAAATGGAAACAAAAAGGCATAAACTACGCGCCCAAAGCAATGGTCGCCGGCATTCCCAATACTGGCAAGTCGTCTATTATTAACTCGCTTTGCGGCGCATACAGGGCAAAAACAGGCAATAAGCCCGGCGTTACCCGCGAAAAACAATGGATTAGGTTAAAAGATATTGAGCTATTGGACACGGCCGGGATACTTGCGCCCAAATTAGACGACAAAAACGCCGCAAAACATCTTGCCTACATAGGGAGCATCAAAGACGATATTTTGGATATAATTGAGTTGGCAAGGGCATTTTTGAACGAGATGATCCAAAGGTTTAACCAAAACATAATTGACAGATACGGGCCTATTTCGGATTTATACGACCCGCTTAGCGGCATAGCCCAATCCCGCGGATATTTGCTAAAAGGCGGGGAGTTAGACTTGAAAAGGACGGCGAAAGCCGTTTTGGACGATTTTCGCGCGGGCAGGTTAGGCGCTATTTCTCTGGAAACGCCGCCCATAGAGGAAGACAACCTTGAGCCTTAA